DNA sequence from the Thermodesulforhabdus norvegica genome:
TTATCCGGCAAAAGTGCCGTCGGCACCGAAACGCCGAGAGATTTCGGAATTCACCCACTACGAAAAGTTCTGAATTTTTGCGGTGGGAAGGGGGCTTTGCTCCTACCCTTCCTGCCATCAGTCGAAACGGGTGGATAATTCGGGGGAATGAGTATCGATGATCAAAATTGGCCTGTGTCAGATTGAGGGGAATTCGAATCCGGAAGAAAACTTAAAGAAGGCAAGGGAGTTCTTCAGGGACGCGGCGGAAAAGGGAATTGAGCTTCTTGTCTTTCCCGAAATGTTTATGGCTTTGCCGGGAAACGGCATACTGCCATCACATGTAGCACCGGCAGCCTCCAGATTCCTGGCCGAGATGGCAGGTCTCGCAAAAGAATACGGGATAAACTGTATCTTCGGTTTTTGGGAACCATCAGAAGATCCCCACCGCCCCTTTAACAGTGCAAGTCTGATTAACCCTGAGGGCGTTGAAGTAGCAAGATACAGAAAACTCCATCTTTTCGACGCACTGAAAATACGGGAATCAAAAACCAGCTCTCCCGGACAAACCCTTCCCCCTGTCGTCAGAATCAAGAACCTGCTTATAGGGCTGGCCATATGCTATGATCTGCGTTTTTCCCTGGTTTTTGACCACTTAGCGTCTCAAAATGCCGACCTTGTCGTAGTGATTTCGGCATGGTATGCGGGTACAGGTAAAGAAGATCACTGGCTTACCCTGCTAAAAGCCCGCGCAATTGAATATACCTGTTACGTAGCCGGTTGTAACATGGTAGGCCTCAGATTTTGCGGGCGGAGTGCGGCGTTTGATCCCTTTGGCATGCCCTTAGGAGATGCCGGCGAGGAAGAAGGTCTGCTGGAGATAACCGTCAAAAAAGAAAGGGTAATTTCCGTTAGGGAAAAGCTCCCTGTTTTGCAGCACCGGAGAAAAGATCTATTCCAATAATGGTCTTCCCTGTGAGAAAGGTCATACCCCTGAAGCCGTGTAATTCAGCAATCACTGTTGTTCACGTAAAAAGGAAAAACAGAAAATATGATCCCTACTGACAGGCAAAAGCATAGGCTTTTTATTCAGAGCTTTATAAAGATCCTGCTGGTATGCCTGAGTTATGTTCTGGTTTCAGAAGGCGCAGTAGCCATACTGCGAATGCCACAGGACTTTTCACGTTTGAGTGATTTGTTCACCCTCATCGCCCTATCATGTACCGTCCTGTACCTGGAAGCAAAAAATTCCGAGATCTTTTTGCGGCGGAATTATTCTTTAAGCAAAAGAGATTCGTTAACAGAATCCGCAATTTATTCTATTGTTGCGGGCTCGTGTAACGCAATGACGATTCATGATGGAGCCGTTATAATAGTAATTACCACTGCTATGACAATAATCCTTTTTCCCTTCATCCAGATGGTTCCTCAGGTATCGCAAAAAATAGTAAAATTTGCCGAGCATAATCCAGAAAGATTGCTTATAGTTGGATCCGGCCCCGCCGTCAAAAAGCTCAGGAACGAAATCAAAGCAGTCAATCAAAAAACCTTCGTGTTCATCATTGACGATGTTCTCACGAATGACCTTGAATGCGAGTTATCTGATTGCCGCTTCATAAAGGGCCTGGACAGGTTCGAAGAGGTCTTGAGCAGGGAAATTATAGATCACGTTTATATGTGTTTACCTGCCAGATCTTATTATGACAAAATAATTGATGTTATCGATGCCTGTGTCAGGCAGGGGATTCCGGTATCGGTGAGGTCTCTCTACACCTTAAAGGATCACACATCGGCTCGCCGTAGTGATAAGGCCGACTTTCCTGAAGAAATCTCTACCGGCTCACCTTTACTGGACAGTTTAGCCCACAGAACCCTTAAGCGGCTTATCGATCTTCTGGGTTCCGCCATACTTATAGCCACCACCTCACCGTTAATGATAATAGCCGCTTTTGCAATAAAGCTGTCATCCCCTGGTCCCGTTTTATTTCGACAACAGCGTTTAGGCCGGTACAAGCGCCCTTTTACCATCTACAAGTTCAGAACAATGTACGTTGATGCAGAAGAAAGATTGAAGGAACTCGAAAAATTGAGCGAGACAGGAGGAGCAGCCTTCAAACTCAAAGATGACCCCCGGATAACAAGAGTAGGGAAAATACTCAGAAAAGCCAGCATTGACGAACTTCCACAACTTTTTAATGTATTAAAGGGTGAAATGAGTCTCGTAGGGCCCAGACCCCTGCCTCTGACCGACTACAAGCGAGTTGTTGATTATGGCTATTTAAGACGACTCAGCGTAAAGCCCGGTATAACCGGACTGTGGCAGGTAAGCGGTAGAAGCGACATTCCCTTTGATGAGTGGATGAAGCTGGATATGTACTACATAGACAACTGGTCACTGGCCCTGGACTTCAAAATACTGCTTAAAACCGTAAAAGCCGTGATAACCGGTCACGGGGCAGTATAGATATGTACATCAAGTTTTTCGGTCTTCACAAAAACCCTTTTACGACCCTCCCGGATCCTGCCTTTTTCTACGAATCTCCTGACCACAGAGAAGCTCTTGCAGCATTACAGCACGGTATAGACAACGATAAAGGGTGTATGGTCGTGACGGGTGAGGTGGGGACGGGGAAAACTACCCTTGCCCGTTTTCTGGTTAATTCGCTGACTGATTCGGTCATCTCCATATACATTGATTACCCCTTTGATTCCCTGATAGGACTGCTGAAAATTCTGGCCGACAGGATAGGCGTGAATTTTGACCGTCATGAAAACGTGGTCGAAATGGCCGCCAAGATCCGGGAAAGGCTGCTGCATCTGGCACAAGAGGGAAAAAAGGTCGTGATAATTATCGATGAAGCACAAAACTTATCATCGGAGTCTCTCGAATATGTAAGGCTCATTTCCAACATACATGCAGAAAACAGACGACTTTTAAACATAGTCCTGGTAGGCCAGAATGAACTGGGTGATAAAATCAAATCCGAAAAGATGAAGCCGCTTTTTCAGAGAATCACCATCTGGAAAACACTGAAGCCTCTTAATCGGGAAGAAACGGAAAACTACATTCGCCACCGTATGCTTCTGGCAGGATCCTATGAAATACCCTTCACAAAGGGCGCACTGAAGCTAATCCACAAAAGGACAAAAGGTATTCCTCGTTTGATAAATCTAATGTGTGACGGCCTTCTTCTTCTCGGGTACGCCGAAAACAGGCGAAAAATCTCTGCAAGAATGGCACGCCAGATTACCAGAGGAGAACTAATTCCCCTTGAGACGGTAAGAGGAAATTTCTTTGATGCAAGACTCCTTGTGGTAAGTTTGTTATGTTTAGCCTTGTTTTTCACCATAGCGCTGTTGAAAAAAGAAGTTTTCTTCTACCGGTCTGTAAAGGCCAGTTCTCCTTACGTGGCAAGCCCTGAAAAGATGGTAACTTTATCGCCTTCACTTAACATCAACCCGGATGAGGTATTTAAACTGGACAATATTGAAAGGGCGGCGTCAATTGAAGTTATTGAAAACAGTCCTTTGAGGCATTTCCAGGGCCGATTCAGTGATGGAAAAAGCCAGATCATTATTCCCGGAAACAATGCTGAAGCGCTTGCAAAGGCAAAGAAAATAAAGGTTCAACCCGGAGACTATCTGTTAAAGCTTATAAAAGAACACTACGGAAAAGTTAACTCAACCCTTCTGGATCTTGTTCGAAGCGCAAATCCGGGCCTTAAAGACATAAACCTCATTCGTAGCGGTCAGAATCTTGTATTTCCAGGCATTTCCGAAGATACCTTTATAATATCGGACATCGAAGGCCGATATTTCGTCCATGTTTTTTCGTCCTTTACCCGTGATGAAGCTCAGGATATGTTACTAAAGTTGAAAGAGTTATCGGATTCCGTCTTTCTACGATCCTTTACGGAAGAAGGAAGTACGGTCTACAGGGTTTATGTCGGGCCTTTTGACAGCTACGAAGATGCTATTATAGCTTTTAGAAAAATCCCGAAAGAGCATCTTCCTTTTTGAGGGGTAAAATCGTGAAAAAAGTGGTGAAACTGTTAACGATTTTTCTGATTACCTGTACGTCTATCTCCATCCTTTCTGGATGCAGCGTTAGCAGACCTTATGAAAAAAGTATCGGAGGTGATATAACCTATCTTGATGAACGATCGGAAAAAGTGAAGGATGAACATAGACGTCAGCTCGTGAGTTCACTCCTTACGGGTCTTAAAACTTATCGACTTCTGCCCGGTGACGTCCTTGAAGTAATGTACATTATCAACCCGGTCCAGGAAGAGGACGGCTATCGGCTCAAGGTCGGAGACAAAATCCGTGTGGACTTTTTCTACCACTCACAATTCAGCAGGGATTATACCATAAGG
Encoded proteins:
- a CDS encoding sugar transferase, which translates into the protein MIPTDRQKHRLFIQSFIKILLVCLSYVLVSEGAVAILRMPQDFSRLSDLFTLIALSCTVLYLEAKNSEIFLRRNYSLSKRDSLTESAIYSIVAGSCNAMTIHDGAVIIVITTAMTIILFPFIQMVPQVSQKIVKFAEHNPERLLIVGSGPAVKKLRNEIKAVNQKTFVFIIDDVLTNDLECELSDCRFIKGLDRFEEVLSREIIDHVYMCLPARSYYDKIIDVIDACVRQGIPVSVRSLYTLKDHTSARRSDKADFPEEISTGSPLLDSLAHRTLKRLIDLLGSAILIATTSPLMIIAAFAIKLSSPGPVLFRQQRLGRYKRPFTIYKFRTMYVDAEERLKELEKLSETGGAAFKLKDDPRITRVGKILRKASIDELPQLFNVLKGEMSLVGPRPLPLTDYKRVVDYGYLRRLSVKPGITGLWQVSGRSDIPFDEWMKLDMYYIDNWSLALDFKILLKTVKAVITGHGAV
- a CDS encoding carbon-nitrogen hydrolase family protein, which produces MIKIGLCQIEGNSNPEENLKKAREFFRDAAEKGIELLVFPEMFMALPGNGILPSHVAPAASRFLAEMAGLAKEYGINCIFGFWEPSEDPHRPFNSASLINPEGVEVARYRKLHLFDALKIRESKTSSPGQTLPPVVRIKNLLIGLAICYDLRFSLVFDHLASQNADLVVVISAWYAGTGKEDHWLTLLKARAIEYTCYVAGCNMVGLRFCGRSAAFDPFGMPLGDAGEEEGLLEITVKKERVISVREKLPVLQHRRKDLFQ
- a CDS encoding AAA family ATPase gives rise to the protein MYIKFFGLHKNPFTTLPDPAFFYESPDHREALAALQHGIDNDKGCMVVTGEVGTGKTTLARFLVNSLTDSVISIYIDYPFDSLIGLLKILADRIGVNFDRHENVVEMAAKIRERLLHLAQEGKKVVIIIDEAQNLSSESLEYVRLISNIHAENRRLLNIVLVGQNELGDKIKSEKMKPLFQRITIWKTLKPLNREETENYIRHRMLLAGSYEIPFTKGALKLIHKRTKGIPRLINLMCDGLLLLGYAENRRKISARMARQITRGELIPLETVRGNFFDARLLVVSLLCLALFFTIALLKKEVFFYRSVKASSPYVASPEKMVTLSPSLNINPDEVFKLDNIERAASIEVIENSPLRHFQGRFSDGKSQIIIPGNNAEALAKAKKIKVQPGDYLLKLIKEHYGKVNSTLLDLVRSANPGLKDINLIRSGQNLVFPGISEDTFIISDIEGRYFVHVFSSFTRDEAQDMLLKLKELSDSVFLRSFTEEGSTVYRVYVGPFDSYEDAIIAFRKIPKEHLPF